Proteins co-encoded in one Candidatus Hydrogenedentota bacterium genomic window:
- a CDS encoding phage tail tape measure protein, with protein MTIYAWIIVIALVVLLRIVARIIAPIKISSIEELQKIGYVSGWPLDGKYILTKDIDASITITWNHGRGFSPIGNKINRFTGTLNGRGHVIKGLYINRPDQTNIGLFRSLVSSASIKNLGLENCTIIGGSYVGGLAGYSSGSISGCYVSGKIRGSNNSFHIGGLIGYIRYGTVKDSFSVCDVSGGNFSYDIGGLIGKSSGTVKNCYAAGSVKGGSWVGGLDGNNFKALLKQSYATGSVTGKKNVGGLAGYSHGIIRECYATGTVFGEDGGRGLVGLNEDGRIRNCYWDTEQSGQLLSFGGKGFNTVQMTYPYEENIYKDWDFIHTWQHDINGVKNGGYPYLKFLPEFQLKSSAGHRTDTGKKFYSLHGPLKAKVPCIKIVKRPDTDHEQDH; from the coding sequence ATGACTATTTATGCGTGGATTATTGTCATTGCTTTGGTCGTGCTCTTGAGGATTGTTGCCAGAATCATTGCGCCCATCAAAATTTCGAGTATAGAGGAATTGCAAAAAATCGGCTATGTTAGCGGCTGGCCATTGGACGGCAAATATATCCTCACTAAAGATATAGATGCGAGCATAACGATAACGTGGAATCATGGCAGAGGTTTTTCACCTATTGGCAACAAAATCAATCGATTTACAGGAACGCTTAATGGTCGTGGTCATGTGATTAAAGGGCTGTATATCAACCGTCCCGACCAAACAAATATAGGGCTTTTTCGATCTTTAGTATCTTCTGCATCCATAAAGAATCTTGGCTTGGAAAATTGCACGATCATAGGCGGCTCTTATGTCGGTGGTCTGGCAGGTTACAGTAGCGGTTCTATTAGTGGTTGCTATGTTTCCGGTAAGATCCGTGGAAGCAACAATTCCTTTCATATTGGCGGACTCATAGGATATATTCGTTATGGAACTGTTAAAGATAGCTTTTCTGTCTGTGACGTGTCCGGCGGAAATTTTTCCTACGATATTGGCGGTCTTATTGGTAAGAGCAGCGGTACGGTCAAAAATTGCTATGCCGCCGGATCCGTCAAGGGGGGCTCATGGGTTGGCGGTCTTGATGGAAACAATTTTAAAGCTTTGCTGAAGCAGTCCTATGCCACGGGATCCGTAACCGGCAAAAAAAATGTGGGCGGTCTTGCAGGTTATAGCCACGGTATAATACGCGAATGTTACGCGACCGGAACTGTCTTTGGCGAGGATGGCGGTCGTGGTCTCGTCGGTCTCAATGAAGATGGCCGTATTCGAAATTGCTATTGGGACACGGAGCAGTCGGGACAATTATTGAGTTTCGGAGGAAAAGGCTTCAATACGGTACAGATGACTTACCCTTATGAGGAAAATATCTACAAGGATTGGGATTTTATCCATACCTGGCAACATGATATAAACGGTGTGAAAAATGGCGGTTATCCTTATCTAAAATTCCTACCGGAATTTCAATTAAAAAGCAGTGCAGGGCATAGGACGGATACGGGAAAGAAATT
- a CDS encoding DUF1294 domain-containing protein, which translates to MLYAVGYLGVINLLAWLFTRYDKYAARTQRWRISERTLLLLAVAGGSLIMFLTMLSVRHKTRHAKFMLGIPLIIILQLAALIWFFKDSSFFSTGLSIL; encoded by the coding sequence ATGTTATATGCCGTCGGTTATCTTGGTGTTATCAATCTCTTAGCCTGGCTCTTTACCCGCTACGATAAATACGCAGCAAGAACGCAGCGTTGGCGCATAAGCGAACGTACGCTGCTCCTTCTGGCGGTTGCCGGTGGTTCTCTTATCATGTTTTTAACCATGCTTTCCGTTCGGCATAAAACTCGACACGCCAAGTTTATGCTCGGTATTCCCCTGATTATTATTTTGCAACTTGCAGCACTGATATGGTTTTTCAAAGACTCAAGCTTTTTTTCAACAGGACTTTCAATACTATGA
- a CDS encoding PDZ domain-containing protein, with product MTRLLLSLLSLCFLCAFALPAYSNESTAAVTNETLPNLADTIKEAVHKVTPSLVRIDVVEAYYRDGREMKSEASGSGVVITKEGHVITNHHVAGHAKQLKCVFADKSEFEAELVGTDPLTDISVIRLKTDDNIEFPVVIWGDCTGVCVGDHVLAMGSPLALSQSVTLGIISNTEMTMPEWMSRDGGLTIDGEDVGALVRWLAHDAQIFGGNSGGPLVNLQGQVIGINEIRMGLSGAIPGNLARSVAEEIIRSGNVHRSWVGLNVQPRLKSDTRKIGALINTVIADSPAEKAGLRSGDLLTAINDTVIDIRFLVQLPDFNLLVADLPTNETARFTIERDGKQEIIDVVPIERETYELLQFEQLYWGITIRDISFMMAKEMKRDNTEGVLVTSVQSGGPAGDAVPPISRDDVIVEIEGQAIKNVADFREITTKLMEESTAPRPVLTAFDRKNDRFLTIVKIGIRPLGDPGMEVKKAWLPVEYQVISRDIAQSMDEPTLTGFRVTQVYKDSTAAKAGITVGDFILSVDGEKMTAALPEHHEELAAYIRQYTPGDTVELSIKRGSEKLSLPVVLVEAPKLAREMKKYQDEVFEFTVRDITYFDRASEKWAQEQTGVLVEQVKPGGWAALGRLSTSDLIIGIGDTPVNTVDEVREQMTAIIDAAEEYVVLKIRRGIRILYLELTPNWDNKGD from the coding sequence ATGACGCGACTTCTCCTCTCTCTACTTTCCCTTTGTTTTCTATGTGCCTTTGCGCTGCCCGCTTACAGCAATGAAAGCACAGCTGCCGTGACGAACGAGACTCTTCCCAATCTTGCGGACACGATCAAAGAAGCGGTTCACAAGGTCACACCTTCTCTGGTACGTATTGATGTGGTGGAAGCTTATTATCGTGACGGACGCGAAATGAAATCTGAGGCATCCGGCAGCGGCGTAGTTATCACGAAAGAAGGACACGTCATAACTAACCATCATGTTGCCGGCCATGCGAAGCAATTAAAATGTGTCTTCGCCGACAAGTCTGAATTTGAAGCGGAACTGGTGGGTACTGATCCCTTGACTGACATTTCTGTAATTCGCTTAAAAACGGACGACAACATTGAATTCCCGGTAGTCATATGGGGCGACTGCACAGGCGTTTGTGTAGGCGATCATGTATTAGCGATGGGCAGCCCTTTGGCCTTGTCCCAGTCTGTCACCTTGGGCATTATCAGCAACACGGAAATGACCATGCCTGAATGGATGAGCCGCGACGGCGGACTCACCATTGACGGCGAGGATGTGGGCGCCTTGGTGCGCTGGCTCGCCCATGACGCACAGATTTTTGGCGGCAACTCAGGCGGACCTCTTGTGAATCTTCAGGGACAAGTAATCGGCATTAATGAAATTCGCATGGGACTGAGCGGTGCCATACCGGGCAACCTTGCGCGCAGTGTAGCGGAAGAAATTATCCGTTCGGGGAATGTGCATCGTTCGTGGGTGGGGTTAAATGTGCAGCCTCGTTTAAAATCAGACACACGAAAAATAGGCGCGCTGATCAATACGGTTATTGCAGATTCACCGGCGGAAAAGGCCGGGCTTCGCTCAGGCGATCTGCTGACGGCTATCAACGATACCGTTATCGACATTCGTTTTTTGGTGCAGTTGCCGGATTTCAATCTCCTCGTGGCAGACTTGCCCACCAACGAAACGGCACGCTTCACCATAGAACGGGACGGGAAGCAAGAAATCATTGATGTGGTTCCCATAGAACGAGAGACCTATGAACTCCTCCAATTTGAGCAACTCTACTGGGGCATCACAATCCGTGATATCTCCTTTATGATGGCAAAAGAAATGAAACGCGATAATACAGAGGGCGTTCTGGTGACTTCAGTGCAATCAGGCGGCCCGGCAGGCGATGCGGTCCCCCCCATATCAAGAGATGACGTGATTGTAGAGATTGAGGGGCAAGCCATTAAAAATGTTGCTGACTTCCGCGAAATCACGACCAAGCTCATGGAAGAAAGCACGGCGCCGCGACCTGTCTTAACCGCATTCGACCGTAAAAATGACCGGTTCTTAACCATCGTAAAAATTGGTATCCGCCCCCTAGGCGATCCGGGCATGGAAGTTAAAAAAGCGTGGCTGCCTGTGGAATATCAAGTCATTTCCCGCGATATTGCCCAGTCCATGGACGAGCCGACCTTGACCGGGTTCCGCGTCACGCAAGTATATAAAGACAGTACCGCAGCGAAAGCGGGCATCACTGTGGGCGACTTTATTCTATCCGTTGACGGCGAGAAGATGACCGCTGCGTTGCCGGAACATCATGAAGAATTGGCGGCCTATATACGTCAATACACTCCCGGCGACACGGTCGAGCTCAGCATAAAGCGGGGCTCAGAGAAGCTGTCCCTCCCTGTTGTCTTAGTGGAAGCGCCGAAACTGGCGCGCGAAATGAAAAAATACCAAGATGAAGTCTTTGAGTTTACTGTCCGTGATATCACCTACTTTGACCGCGCTTCTGAAAAATGGGCGCAGGAACAGACCGGTGTACTTGTAGAACAAGTTAAACCGGGCGGCTGGGCAGCGCTGGGCAGATTGTCCACGAGCGATCTCATCATCGGTATTGGCGATACACCCGTGAATACAGTGGACGAGGTGCGCGAACAAATGACTGCCATCATTGACGCCGCAGAAGAATATGTGGTTCTTAAAATTCGTAGAGGAATACGGATACTCTATTTGGAACTGACGCCCAACTGGGACAATAAAGGCGATTAA